The Juglans microcarpa x Juglans regia isolate MS1-56 chromosome 8S, Jm3101_v1.0, whole genome shotgun sequence genome has a window encoding:
- the LOC121244853 gene encoding NAC domain-containing protein 2-like, whose translation MTSELVLPPGFRFHPTDEELVVHYLCRKCASQPIAVPIITEIDLYKYDPWELPTIASYGEKEWYFFSPRDRKYPNGSRPNRAAGTGYWKATGADKPIGKPKALGIKKALVFYSGKAPRGEKTNWIMHEYRLDVDRSARKKQSLRLDDWVLCRIYNKKGSIEKQQLQKMNSSATEDTKPEILTGGRTTLAAHPAPPMAAKSNDYMYYDTSDSVPRLHTDSSCSEQVVSPEFTCEVQSERKYWEKSLEFPYSSTMDDTFDGGFGSQFQSSNQMSSLQDILTYLQKPF comes from the exons ATGACATCGGAGTTGGTGTTACCTCCTGGCTTCAGATTCCATCCGACGGACGAGGAGCTCGTCGTGCACTACCTTTGCCGGAAATGTGCGTCACAGCCGATCGCTGTGCCGATTATAACCGAAATCGACCTCTACAAATACGATCCTTGGGAACTACcga CCATAGCGTCCTACGGAGAGAAAGAGTGGTACTTCTTTTCACCGAGAGACCGGAAGTACCCAAACGGCTCAAGGCCGAACCGGGCGGCTGGGACCGGTTACTGGAAGGCGACCGGAGCAGATAAGCCGATCGGGAAGCCGAAGGCGCTCGGTATCAAGAAGGCTCTGGTGTTCTACTCCGGAAAGGCTCCCAGAGGAGAGAAAACCAATTGGATCATGCACGAGTATCGGCTGGACGTGGATCGCTCGGCTCGCAAGAAGCAAAGCTTAAGG CTGGACGATTGGGTTCTGTGCCGCATTTACAACAAGAAGGGCAGTATCGAGAAGCAACAATTGCAGAAGATGAACAGCTCGGCAACGGAGGACACGAAGCCGGAGATTCTGACCGGCGGTAGGACCACGTTGGCGGCACATCCCGCTCCTCCGATGGCTGCGAAGTCGAACGATTATATGTACTACGACACGTCAGATTCGGTGCCGAGGCTGCACACGGACTCGAGCTGCTCGGAGCAAGTGGTGTCGCCGGAATTCACGTGCGAGGTGCAGAGCGAGCGTAAGTACTGGGAAAAGTCACTGGAGTTCCCATATAGTAGTACCATGGATGACACCTTCGACGGCGGGTTCGGGTCGCAATTCCAGAGTAGTAATCAGATGTCGTCGTTACAAGATATATTGACATACCTGCAGAAGCCGTTCTGA